A DNA window from Jaculus jaculus isolate mJacJac1 chromosome 1, mJacJac1.mat.Y.cur, whole genome shotgun sequence contains the following coding sequences:
- the Optc gene encoding opticin → MRLLALLSLLALVLQGAGAASLPKERGGEEQSPGEGDAYAILHVGNYMLSLDDYSELIDLSTYEEPADHGDQLSEVKVNSLALRTSASPIQSTTALRTSSSNPTVPTPTVTSQLDLPTCLVCVCLGSSVYCDDADLEHIPPLPRMTTYLYARFNHISHIRATDFKGMTKLKRIDLSGNSISSIDKDAFHLLPALRDLILPENQLATLPMLPHSVEFLDVRQNRLQSSGIQPEAFGALEKLQFLYLADNLLESIPGPLPLSLRSLHLQNNMIETMKEDAFCDPREHRHTRRLLEDIRLDGNPINLSLFPEAYFCLPRLPLGRFT, encoded by the exons ATGAGGCTCCTAGCTCTCCTGAGTCTACTGGCCCTGGTGCTGCAGGGGGCAGGAGCAGCCTCTCTCccaaaggagagaggaggagaagaacagAGTCCCGGGGAAGGTGATGCTTATGCCATTCTGCATGTGGGGAACTACATGCTGAGCCTGGATGACTACAGTGAGCTCATAGACTTGAGCACCTACGAGGAGCCCGCAGACCATGGGGACCAGCTTTCTGAG GTTAAGGTGAACAGCCTGGCTCTTCGAACAAGTGCCAGTCCCATCCAGAGCACCACGGCTCTGAGGACATCATCATCAAATCCCACAGTGCCTACACCTACTGTGACCAGTCAACTGG ATCTGCCCAcctgcctggtgtgtgtgtgcctcGGTTCCTCTGTGTACTGTGATGATGCGGACCTGGagcacattcctcctctgccccGGATGACCACCTACCTGTATGCCCGTTTCAACCACATCAGCCACATCCGGGCTACAGACTTCAAAGGGATGA CAAAACTGAAGAGGATCGACCTCTCCGGCAACTCCATCTCCTCCATCGACAAGGACGCCTTCCACCTGCTGCCTGCCCTGCGGGATCTGATCCTCCCAGAGAACCAGCTGGCAACCCTGCCCATGCTGCCCCACAGTGTTGAGTTCCTGGATGTTCGCCAGAATCGGCTGCAGAGCTCAGGGATACAGCCTGAAGCCTTCGGG GCCCTGGAGAAGCTCCAGTTCCTCTACCTGGCAGACAACCTGCTGGAGTCCATCCCTGGGCCTCTGCCCCTGAGCCTGCGCTCACTACACCTGCAG AATAACATGATAGAGACCATGAAGGAGGACGCCTTCTGTGACCCCAGGGAGCACAGACACACGCGCAGGCTGCTGGAAGACATCCGCCTGGATGGCAACCCCATCAACCTGAGCCTCTTCCCCGAGGCCTACTTCTGCTTGCCTCGGCTCCCCCTGGGCCGCTTCACTTAG